One Ostrea edulis chromosome 2, xbOstEdul1.1, whole genome shotgun sequence genomic region harbors:
- the LOC125682318 gene encoding uncharacterized protein LOC125682318 — translation MGIKVRDLVENITDHVESVDFTTLATSEGQLYDNKEEIRRAFIIHKNDTECEAVGICNKTEECASSLENNYTAHSCNLHQPGCSIECGPNGACIHSGGISYCSCDFDWLNIYYGERCDRVAVSLEAELGITFGCLGAVLIFVFVGCLIRSRNKNKESYCEDEAGDWRGFSGTDSRWLTFSGRYSTREIPYKRSLRDGRHLVPAHDPFGSSRMTRPGLYLPGNAGTDTSFVNNVTSYSKFSSDVDFSIRRPHVSKEPSAVYLSDQSWRSTGYTNSVFYNYPEERTHL, via the exons ATGGGAATAAAGGTGCGAGATCTCGTAGAGAATATAACTGATCACGTGGAATCTGTAGACTTTACAACCCTTGCTACTTCAGAAGGACAACTGTATGACAACAAAGAAGAAATCCGTAGAGCCTTTATCATTCATAAAA ATGATACTGAGTGTGAGGCAGTAGGTATTTGTAACAAAACCGAGGAATGCGCTTCGTCCTTGGAAAACAACTATACCGCTCACTCCTGCAATCTGCATCAGCCAGGGTGCTCTATTGAATGTGGTCCAAACGGTGCATGTATTCATTCTGGTGGCATCTCATACTGCAG CTgcgattttgattggctaaaCATCTATTACGGGGAGAGATGTGACCGTGTAGCGGTTTCTCTGGAAGCCGAGCTTGGGATTACTTTTGGGTGTCTTGGAGCGGTactaatatttgtatttgttgGTTGCCTCATCAGGTCAcgaaacaaaaataaagaaag CTACTGTGAGGATGAAGCTGGAGACTGGCGAGGATTTAGTGGGACCGACTCCAGATGGTTGACATTTTCTGGGAGGTACTCCACGCGAGAAATCCCATACAAAAGGTCCTTACGAGATGGGAGACATTTGGTACCT GCACATGACCCTTTCGGTAGTAGTCGAATGACCAGACCTGGACTCTACCTTCCTGGGAATGCTGGGACGGACACCAGTTTTGTGAACAACGTGACCAGCTACAGCAAATTCAGTTCAGACGTTGAC TTTTCCATACGAAGACCTCACGTGTCGAAAGAACCAAGTGCAGTATATCTAAGT GATCAATCATGGCGATCGACAGGATACACTAACTCTGTTTTCTACAACTATCCAGAGGAGAGAACTCATCTGTAG